AACTCATCTCGCCattaaatgatttcattttactTTCAGTTATGGGTGCGCCGCCAAATATGGTACCTGAAGGACAATACCACTACAGTCAGAATAGACAGAATTCTGTGAGTAAATGCCAAAATCCAAATCATTTCTCCAGAAACATCAGAATTAATAAggaaaaacccacagttgatgattaAACTATTTTCTCACAGTTTTGACTTACCGTAACTCCATCAAAGAAACCAAAATAACATAatgatatctatatattaataCGAAACTATGTACCAAATAGAGTCGCCGTGGAGAAGAATTGGGCCTTGAAATTTTGTGTGGTAGTCAATCATTGCATAAACTAATGCAACGGGTATAAACGagtgtgaaaatatttataggGGGGCCAAACGGAGGCAGACAAAATTTCAGCCAATCAGTAAGCAGGAATTCTAATTATAGACTCTTACTGCAACAAAACAATTCTACAGTGCTGTATCACTAAGCTGTTTCAATGGCCCAGTTAGTAGAGTACAAGACTGGCACCTGATGGGTCAGAAGTTCGAGTCCTGCGCATCACCGTACGTATTTTGTTTACCTCCGAGAGTTCCCCGGTCTCCACGGGTACTGGTCATCAAAGCTCATAGGGTCTCCACGGGCATGGAcacatagattttaaatggccCGACTTAATTCCATTGCGAATAAATTGAACAGTTCGAAGTTCTGGGCCGAAGGATATCACCCGTGGTTTCCACGGGTACTACTCTAGTACACAGTAATACAAGTATAACTTCAGAACTGCCAGATGTATTTAtgtctttattttctaatttcttcaGGGAAGAACGCGTTCAAATTCCCATAGAGAATCGGAATCATCAGAAAGTACATCACCGCGGAAACCTAGTACATCCAATCCTTTTATCCCACTTCAAGTAAGAGTTTTTCATTCAGATATCTACTGTATTAAGTTCATGTATTGTAAATTAGACTTTTTCACTGCGCAACTCGTTTGTACGATCTAAGTTGGAGAACAGATAGATCATCTAGCAAGACaaggaatatatgaaattccaTAGTCAAAGTATCAGGGTTTTATAATACATGTAATGTGGTTCAACTGCTTTCAGAGTTTGTAAGattgataaatgataatttcGTCTGGCAGGTAACTAAAAATCAGAAGACACCTCAAAAGCGGAAAGATAGCGAAACCGAAGCGTCTGCTGCCCCCGTAGTTCACGAGCAACCACACCACCTGCAGGCTAAAACTGACACTACAACTACACCACGTAAAACTTCCGCGGAAACGCCCAGAAAATCTGAGGGTGCAAAATCTCAGATAGAAGCGAAATCGACAGAATCTAGTCCAGCAGACGCTGCTAAATCAGGAAAATCACCGCGAAAACCGAGGAAAAAAACGCGATCTCGCTTGGCAGCGAATTTTGGTGACGGCACAAGTTGAACTACTTGACAACCACTCAAACTAGTAATGATGTGATGTTTGAAATGTGTGCAGCATATGATGCTGTTGTTTGTCATTTGTTGTTTCTAGCGCAGTATGGGTGAAATTGCCCTTTTGGCTTGGTTTAGACCCGACCCTGAAAAATCCTCACTGGCTACTAGTCTGATACCTTCCAGATTTGGGGTCCTGCTAAAGTacgaaatgatgaaatataaaacgaGATTAAGAAATATGAAGCGAAATTATGAAACTACGAAATTATGATTTTCGTTTtgtatttcgtaatttcgtttcatAGTTCGTAATTTCGTAGTTTCATACTTTAGAAGTTCCCCCAGATTTGATTGTTTTAGTCATCTTGTTGTCGAACATCATTTAAATCCGATCAGAGTTAAGAAATGTCATAATTAAAGAATCGCTATTCAACAAAAGGTCGCTTTTATttcgataaaatgaataagtagaaaaatagaaatattacgaAAATGAAACGTCAGTGTAAATCTGTACGTGAAAATCCTGTAAATAAAAagcaaaaaacaaatcatagTGCAAGTTATTTTCATGCAATGTAGAAGAGGCTTTCATTTAGAGATCTTACCGTTATTTGGGGGATTGCCAAAAGCCCGATAGCAATAACTTGAGATGATATCATCATATCAGGATTCATTCTTTGATTACCGCCTCATCCCATGGACCGTGGATATTACTGAAATCATGATTCAATATGAGCTGTGTTATTGATATTCGCTTTAGTATACAGTAGATCTCTCCGCTCTGATacattgaattaaaattttcctttagtaGCAAAAGCctgaaatattttgccaaaaaaTCTCATTTAAACTATATTAAACAAGATTTGCTTTGCATAGTGGTTAAACGACTTACTTCTTGTAAGGCTGTAGTTTAATCAGCCAATATGGACAGATGAAAGTGATGAAAAGTACTGTTCCTAATAACAATATCGCACCCACTGGAGAAACACAGACCAGCATCGTACAAGTGACAATCACCATAACAAAAGTCATACCTAACAACCCGTGTGGTATCTTCAGCTatgaaaatgtatatattaatGATATGATAAAGATGGTAGTGtatatttgaattagttaAGTAGACTACAGACACCTAAGACAGTCTGAATAGAACAAGTCCCTAAACAGAGAATACATGTACCCATTACTTAAAAAGGTTCCCACAGGATTTGGAAAGTATTGGAAAATGGGAAGCTatggaattttgtttttttttctctatggctatagaaaatcagaaatcggtctcaaaataaaattgttactcttttctgaatttttggcTATATGTCTCAATAACTACACATTTGAAAATCTTAATGAAAACAAGTTGTTAATGGTATTGATAATTGGCACTTAATTACTTTGAATGAGCCTACATTGCCCGTTCTAGGTAGCCGATGTGTAACTTATGGAAAATGAAGTTGGGAAacctgtaagaaccctgtttTAAATCCTTCAGTATTTCTGGGCAAATCCGTAGGATTATTACCATTTCTCTGAACTGTGTTTACCTTGATTTTTCTACGCAGCTCCGGCCAAAGAGCGAAGATTTCCACGGCGAATGTAATCGTTGAGAAAGTATGCCACGTCGTATCAAATCGCGATGCCAAACAAACCGAGGCAAAGATGGCTGCATTGAATGAAAGTGCTCCGGACACGCTACAAGAAAATGattgttcattaatttgaCTGTCGAACATTTTCCGGATTCTTTAAGATCAACATGACAGGGTGGCCACAATTATTCGACTTTATTTTCCCCTGACATACACATTGTTATTTCCCAGActttgatctgctaagaatccaatcgattaacacagtcaaatacctAAGACATAGAGGAAAACTGTTTGGTTTTACGCGCGATCTAACAATCTCAAGAAACCCCCTAGATAAAGTTTCCAGGTATGTGGCCGCCCTGAATGATATACCATTTAACTTACACGGCAGCGGTGGCACCATAGTCATGGAAACAGATATTAGATAGCAGCATGAATGTGGTCATGGCGTATATCGTATCCGTGCTGATTGTTTCTGTTAGAGTCATTAGAATAGGTGATAAACCGAATCCAAAAACTACGAACATCACAGCCGATTTAACATCATCGTATCCTGAAAGAAATGAAACGCGGATGAGAAAGCGACCAGTGCATAGACAACAGAATAGAGCAAATTTAGATATTCCTAGTACTTTTTGGCTCATGACCATATGTATCCAAACAGGAGTACACTCAAAACAGcttaatttttaaaattcaaaattttaacAAGATTCAATGCCAGTCTACTATCAAAGGTATACAGGCACATACTGAAACTACAGACacaaaactaatgaattatcaaGCCAAAAAAAGttgaactcaaatttttggtttgGTTGCTGTTAGTTACTTCATGCTTTCGAGCTTTAAACTTGTCCATGAAACTGGACCCGTTAACTTACGAGTTCGGTTGTCCACACGTGGTGTAGAACTCGTCATCTGATCATAGCAAATGTAACCAATCACTGATAGAAGAGATGATGCGATGAATACTGTCCGCGGATCCAACCAATCATTGCTCATGTAGAGAAAAACGGCCACGAAAATGCATACACTGAAAAACTTGgacaaattataaataaacAAACCGCCTCTCTAATAGTGAAATTAAGCTCATGCCTTAAATTAAGATTAATGTATAACCTGCAGATTTGCTGGGTGACAACACCGGATTGTAAAACCACTGTCCAATAATCGTAGGTATGAGAATTAActgtaatttaaaaaaaaaagaaaaagtacATGTATGAAGAACCCGTCGTCATCGAGCCCGATAACGAACACAATTTTGCACGTACATATCGCGGTAATTAGCACGTCAAAACTGTCACAACTGCTCGACTTACGgttgtttttcatttgatcCAGAAAACTGTCATCCACATAATTATCAGGTACATTCTGTCGGATGTATAATACCTTCTTCCAACCACTCATTGTAATCAGTTCGTCGTAGATAAAGAATGAAATgatgttttctaaaaaaaatctttttactTCCTGGTTCAAGTTAGCGACCGCTTCTcaagattgaattgaattgattttaataattttccGTTGCTATCATCGCTCACtaaataaacatatttttgCGATTCTCTCTCAAAAGGGTTCAGTCACATCTACAACATAATGTCTCAACAAGGAGCTGCTCTTCAAAGCTACAACAACGAATTGGTGAAATGTAAGTTTCAGCCGAAATATTCTGCAGTGTGtcgaattttaaaataagattTGTCGAGAGTcctattttcaattaaaatcttttaaaaaagATGAAGTCTGTCCGCTATGTCATGTGTATTTATGATTCACCCAATATTGCTGATTTTTTCACCAGGTATAGAAGATCTTTGCGCCAAACGCGATGAACTCAATCGACAGATTTTAACCGAAGAGGAGGAAAAACAGAAATTACAAAACGATATTCGAATTTTAACGGAAAAACTCGCGAAAGTCAACGAAAGTCTCAGCAAGAAATTAGCGTCGCGCAATGAATTCGATAAGACAATCGCAGAAACAGAAGCTGCCTATATGAAGGTACAGAACATTTTTACGTCCAAACATTTTACCTCGCTTAACTCGGACAAATTGATCCAAACTGCTGGCATGCCTCAGTCCAAGTTTAGGATAGGAAATACTTTAGAagatcagggtccagttccacagttctgagttaagatttgaccctgggttaaaacattgaaaatgaacaggacgcagttccacagttgtgagttagagttaactctgagttaaagttagttcattttcaatgatttaactcggagttaaatcttaactcggaactgtggaactgggccctgactttaactcaagagttaactaactcacaactgtgaatgATTTTTGAAGATGATGTTATCCATATCCAAGCTGAGCAAGGCAAGGTGTTTTGAACTTAACATCGATCAATTTGCCATAATTGACCAATTATTAAATTAAATCAGACATCAATTTATTTAAATACAGGGCAGATCTTAATTGTTTCAAATTCTCGCAATAAACTTAAATAACgtgcccagttccacagttgtgagttaatatttgactcttgagttaaaactgaaaatgaactgacttTAACTCGGGAGTTaattaactcacaactgtggaacagggtccATGACTGATTgtcaaaaaacaaataaatcaaaatatctgtGCACCAAAACTATAATGATTACAATTATTGATGAAAGATCATCACTGACTGGTCAAACGCCGAAGATAATGATTATTGATGACGCATTTTCTCGTTTTAGATTTTGGAAAGTTCACAGACACTTTTGAACGTTTTGAAGCGAGAATCCCAGACATTACGCGACCAAGCTCCAGGAAGACACGGTGCCCTGCC
This Tubulanus polymorphus chromosome 7, tnTubPoly1.2, whole genome shotgun sequence DNA region includes the following protein-coding sequences:
- the LOC141908014 gene encoding phosphatidylinositol N-acetylglucosaminyltransferase subunit C-like; protein product: MSGWKKVLYIRQNVPDNYVDDSFLDQMKNNLNSHTYDYWTVVLQSGVVTQQICSVCIFVAVFLYMSNDWLDPRTVFIASSLLSVIGYICYDQMTSSTPRVDNRTRYDDVKSAVMFVVFGFGLSPILMTLTETISTDTIYAMTTFMLLSNICFHDYGATAAVVSGALSFNAAIFASVCLASRFDTTWHTFSTITFAVEIFALWPELRRKIKLKIPHGLLGMTFVMVIVTCTMLVCVSPVGAILLLGTVLFITFICPYWLIKLQPYKNNIHGPWDEAVIKE
- the LOC141908751 gene encoding microtubule nucleation factor SSNA1-like: MSQQGAALQSYNNELVKCIEDLCAKRDELNRQILTEEEEKQKLQNDIRILTEKLAKVNESLSKKLASRNEFDKTIAETEAAYMKILESSQTLLNVLKRESQTLRDQAPGRHGALPTGSKMEKA